Proteins co-encoded in one Gouania willdenowi chromosome 1, fGouWil2.1, whole genome shotgun sequence genomic window:
- the smc2 gene encoding structural maintenance of chromosomes protein 2, translated as MHIKSIIIDGFKSYAHRTEINGFDPLFNAITGLNGSGKSNILDSICFLLGISNLTHVRASNLQDLVYKNGQGGITKATVSITFDNSNKSQSPLGFETHDEITVTRQVVIGGRNKYLINGVNANNTRVQDLFCSIGLNVNNPHFLIMQGRITKVLNMKPPEILAMIEEAAGTRMYECKKISAQKTIEKKEAKLKEINNILDEEITPTMQKLKEERSSYLEYQKLMREIQHLSRLYVAWLFVCAEETKLKSAEKLKAMQGNIAEMQSSMTENESKAQELSAQIEELQKKKDQEVNGVLKTLEETLADVQRVDAKAQSALDLKKQNLNDENKKRKELVKSMEEDKKMLVVKEKEVSKVTERLQTLQEEGQKDGAELEAAEQHFKAVSAGLSSNEDGEEATLAGQMMTCKNDISKAETEAKQAHMTLKHAKTELQTKQAEVKKMDSGYKKDQDNLKAVRKSRESLEAELAKLNYEDGKEERLLETRRQLSRDVAQLKQTYERLVSRFPNLRFHYKDPERGWDRSKVKGLLANLISVGDTSYATALEVVAGGRLYNIVVDTEVTGKKLLEKGELQRRYTIIPLNKISAKTLNDKVIRTAKNLVGEDNAHTALSLVGYESDLRKAMEYVFGSTLVCDTLDNAKKVAFDKQVMTKTVTLGGDIFDPQGTLSGGARSQSASVLTSLQEVKEVQDGLNAKETQLQDIEEQLASLKGTAEKYRQLKQQHELKVEEEQILEAKMQQSSFHQQQEELERLRKAIEESEETLRVTKEVQKRAEEKYKVLENKMKNADAEREKELKAAQQRLNAAKAKADAFNKKLKEKQQESAAVVLELEELQREQAGYEQQIQAVDEAMKAIQEQIDSMTVTVTQNKEAVRKAQEELTKQKEVIMAQDKELKAKSKEANIIREQNNEVQLKIKEMEHNISKHCKDSQEAVDKVTRMLEEHDWIRSERQFFGQPNTSYDFKTNNPREAGQRLKKLEDTTTKLERNVNKRAMNMLNEAEERYNDLMKKKRIVENDKAKILQTIEELDQKKNEALNVAWQKVNKDFGSIFSTLLPGATAKLAPPQGCGVLDGLEFKVALGNTWKENLTELSGGQRSLVALSLILAMLLFKPAPIYILDEVDAALDLSHTQNIGQMLRAHFRHSQFVVVSLKDGMFTNANVLFKTKFVDGMSTVTRTALSQSDANVPHKGRSKEKRNKQLIS; from the exons GTACGAGCCTCCAACCTGCAGGATTTGGTTTACAAGAATGGACAAGGAGGCATTACCAAGGCAACCGTGTCTATCACTTTTGACAACTCCAATAAAAGCCAGAGTCCTCTGGGCTTTGAAACCCACGATGAGATTACAGTCACAAGACAG gTGGTAATTGGTGGCAGAAATAAATATCTCATCAATGGAGTCAACGCCAATAACACTAGGGTGCAGGATCTATTCTGCTCTATTGGTCTCAATGTCAACAACCCACATTTCCTCATCATGCAG GGAAGGATAACAAAAGTGCTGAATATGAAGCCACCAGAG ATTCTCGCCATGATTGAGGAGGCCGCAGGCACCAGGATGTATGAATGTAAAAAGATCAGTGCTCAGAAGACCATCGAGAAGAAGGAAGCCAAGctgaaagaaataaataat ATTTTGGATGAGGAAATAACTCCAACAATGCAGAAACTAAAAGAa GAACGCTCATCATATTTGGAATACCAGAAGCTGATGCGTGAAATCCAGCACCTGTCCCGGCTGTATGTGGCCTGGCTGTTTGTGTGCGCAGAGGAGACGAAGCTAAAGTCAGCAGAGAAGTTGAAGGCGATGCAAGGTAACATAGCAGAGATGCAAAGCAGCATGACGGAGAACGAGAGCAAAGCCCAGGAGCTCTCAGCTCAGATTGAGGAGctgcagaagaagaaggacCAG GAGGTGAATGGTGTATTAAAAACCCTGGAAGAGACTCTAGCTGATGTACAGCGTGTGGATGCCAAAGCTCAAAGTGCACTTGACTTAAAAAAGCAAAATCTCAATGATGAAAACAAGAAGAGGAAGGAGCTTGTGAAGAGTATGGAGGAG GATAAGAAAATGCTGGTTGTAAAAGAAAAGGAGGTGTCGAAGGTGACCGAGCGGCTCCAAACTCTACAGGAGGAGGGGCAGAAAGATGGGGCTGAACTGGAAGCTGCTGAGCAGCATTTCAAGGCTGTGTCTGCAGGTCTCTCCAGTAATGAAGATGGAGAGGAGGCCACGCTCGCTGGCCAGATGATGACATGCAAGAATGACATAAGCAAAGCTGAGACTGAGGCCAAACAG GCTCATATGACCCTGAAACATGCAAAGACTGAGCTGCAGACCAAACAGGCAGAGGTGAAGAAGATGGACAGTGGCTACAAGAAGGACCAAGACAACCTGAAAGCTGTTAGGAAAAGCCGAGAGAGTTTAGAGGCTGAGCTCGCCAAGCTAAACTATGAAG ATGGGAAGGAAGAACGATTACTGGAGACGAGAAGGCAGCTGTCCAGAGACGTGGCTCAACTAAAACAGACCTATGAGCGTCTCGTGTCGCGCTTCCCTAACCTGCGCTTTCACTACAA AGATCCAGAGAGAGGCTGGGACCGCAGCAAAGTCAAGGGGCTGCTCGCCAACCTGATCAGTGTCGGTGATACGTCCTACGCTACAGCTCTGGAGGTGGTTGCAGGCGGGCGGCTCTATAACATCGTTGTTGACACAGAG GTCACTGGTAAAAAGCTGTTGGAAAAGGGAGAGCTGCAGCGGAGATACACCATCATTCCTCTGAACAAAATCTCTGCCaagacacttaatgacaaaGTCATCAGAACGGCCAAAAACCTG GTGGGAGAGGACAATGCTCACACAGCTCTGTCCCTGGTTGGTTACGAGTCTGATCTGCGTAAAGCCATGGAGTACGTGTTTGGCTCAACGTTAGTGTGTGACACACTTGACAATGCCAAGAAAGTGGCTTTTGATAAGCAGGTGATGACCAAAACTGTCACTCTTGGCGGAGACATCTTTGACCCACAAGGAACGTTGAGTGGAG GGGCCCGTTCCCAGTCAGCATCAGTGCTGACGAGTCTGCAGGAGGTCAAAGAGGTTCAAGATGGCCTAAATGCCAAAGAAACCCAACTACAGGACATTGAGGAACAGCTGGCCAGCCTCAAGGGAACTGCTGAGAA GTATCGGCAGCTGAAACAGCAGCATGAGCTGAAGGTGGAGGAGGAACAGATACTAGAGGCCAAAATGCAGCAAAGCTCCTTCCACCAGCAGCAAGAGGAGCTGGAGAGGCTACGCAAGGCAATCG AGGAAAGTGAGGAGACTCTGAGAGTCACTAAGGAGGTGCAGAAGCGAGCAGAGGAGAAATACAAGGTGCTGGAGAACAAGATGAAAAACGCTGACGCCGAGCGGGAGAAGGAGTTAAAGGCTGCTCAGCAGAGGCTGAACGCAGCCAAGGCCAAAGCTGATGCTTTCAACAAGAAGCTGAAGGAGAAGCAGCAG GAGTCAGCTGCTGTGGTTCTGGAGCTGGAGGAGCTGCAGAGGGAGCAGGCTGGGTATGAGCAGCAGATTCAGGCTGTGGACGAGGCCATGAAAGCCATTCAGGAGCAGATTGACAGCATGACTGTTACCGTGACTCAGAACAAG GAGGCTGTTCGTAAAGCCCAGGAGGAGCTCACCAAGCAGAAGGAGGTCATCATGGCCCAAGACAAAGAGCTGAAG GCAAAGAGTAAAGAGGCTAATATCATAAGAGAGCAGAACAATGAGGTCCAACTGAAGATTAAAGAGATGGAGCACAACATCAGTAAACACTGCAAAGACAGCCAGGAAGCTGTTGATAAG GTGACCCGGATGCTCGAGGAGCATGACTGGATCCGATCAGAGCGTCAATTCTTCGGCCAGCCAAACACCTCCTATGACTTCAAAACCAACAACCCCCGTGAGGCCGGCCAGCGGCTGAAGAAACTAGAGGACACCACCACCAAGCTGGAGCGCAACGTCAACAAAAGGGCCATGAACATGCTGAACGAGGCGGAGGAGAGG TACAACGACCtgatgaagaagaaaaggatCGTGGAGAACGACAAAGCCAAGATCCTGCAGACCATTGAGGAGCTCGACCAGAAAAAGAACGAAGCTTTGAATGTGGCATGGCAGAAG GTGAACAAAGACTTCGGCTCTATTTTCTCCACGCTGCTTCCAGGAGCTACAGCCAAGCTGGCTCCTCCACAGGGCTGTGGGGTCCTGGATGGGCTGGAGTTTAAAGTGGCTTTGGGGAACACCTGGAAGGAGAATCTGACTGAGCTCAgtggaggtcaaag GTCCCTCGTGGCTCTGTCGCTGATCCTAGCCATGCTGCTGTTCAAACCTGCTCCCATCTACATCCTGGACGAGGTGGATGCTGCTCTGGATCTGTCTCACACACAGAATATTGGACAGATGCTGCGCGCACACTTCAGACACTCTCAG TTTGTGGTCGTCTCTTTGAAAGACGGAATGTTCACCAATGCCAACGTCCTTTTCAAGACTAAGTTTGTGGACGGCATGTCCACAGTGACGCGAACGGCACTGAGTCAAAGCGATGCCAACGTTCCTCATAAGGGCCGCTCTAAGGAGAAACGGAACAAGCAGCTCATCAGCTAA